Sequence from the [Bacteroides] pectinophilus genome:
TTTTTGTTCCGCTTGTCATGGCTGCCGTAATTGATACCGGTATCGCCAATTCAGACAAGCCATATATCATTAAGATGTGCCTTGTTCTTGTTCTTCTTGCAGTTGTCGGACTTACCAGTTCGATAACTGCACAGTTTTTTGCTGCCAAAGCTGCGACCGGTTTTGCAACAAAACTTCGCCATGCCCTGTTTGAGCACATTCAGGGCCTTTCCTTCTCTGAACTTGATACTGTCGGCACATCAACACTTATAACAAGAATAACCAGTGATATTAACCAGACACAGTCAGGTGTCAACATGGTTCTGAGACTGTTCCTGCGTTCACCTTTTATCGTATTCGGTGCTATGGTAATGGCATTTACGATAAATGTTAAGGCAGCTCTTATATTTGTTGTGACGATTCCTCTTCTCTCAATCGTTGTATTCGGAATCATGAAAATTACGATGCCTCTGTATAAAAAAGTTCAGGGGCTTCTCGACAATGTCCTTGGCATAACCCGTGAGAATCTTACAGGTGCCCGTGTTATCAGGGCTTTCAACAAAGAAGCAGATGAGCGTAAGCATTTTGAAGAAACCAACGAATCACTTACGTCAATGCAGAAGTTTGTCGGCAAGATATCTGCTCTTACCAATCCGGTTACTTATGTAATCATCAATGCAGCAACCCTTGTACTTCTGTGGACAGGTGCAATCCAGGTAGATGGCGGCATTATTACTCAGGGTGCTGTTGTTGCCCTTGTTAATTACATGTCACAGATTCTTGTGGAGCTCATAAAGCTTGCCAACCTTATAATCACAATAACCAAGGCGCTTGCATGCGCCAACCGTATAGAAGCTGTATTTGAGATTAAGTCAAGCCAGGAGATTGCTGAACCTGCCGAGTCAGCATATGACGGTCATCCAGGTAATGCCGGAAGTAGTTCATCAGATGCAGTTGTTGAGTTCAGGCATGTAGACCTTGCGTACAACTCAACAGGCGAAAGTGCATTGTCAGATATAAGCTTTAAGATTCTTCATGGACAGACTGTCGGTATCATCGGAGGTACCGGTTCAGGTAAATCTTCGGTTGTCAACATGATTCCGCGTTTTTACGATGCAACCGGCGGTACAGTTCTTGTTGACGGACGCGATGTCAAGACTTATGAATTCGATGAACTCCGCAGCAAGATAGGCATGGTTCTCCAGAAGGCCATCCTCTTCAAGGGAACTATCCGCGAGAATCTTCTCTGGGGCAAGAAGGATGCCACAGATGCTGAGATTATGGATGCGCTGAAGATATCACAGGCACTTGAATTTGTTAATAAAAAAGAAGAAAAGCTTGACTATATGGTTGAGCAGGGAGGCAGGAATCTCTCAGGCGGCCAGAAGCAGCGTCTTACAATTGCCCGTGCTCTTGTAAAGCGTCCTGAGATTCTTATTCTTGATGACAGTGCATCAGCGCTTGACTTTGCTACTGATGCGGCACTCCGCCAGTCGATAGCCGCTATGCCTGATGCGCCAACAACATTTATCGTATCACAGCGTGCAGCTTCAATGATGCAGGCCGACCAGATAATTGTTCTTGATGACGGACATATTGCAGGCATCGGAAGGCATGAAGAGC
This genomic interval carries:
- a CDS encoding ABC transporter ATP-binding protein/permease, which translates into the protein MSRLLVYLKDYKKECIFAPLFKMLEALFELFVPLVMAAVIDTGIANSDKPYIIKMCLVLVLLAVVGLTSSITAQFFAAKAATGFATKLRHALFEHIQGLSFSELDTVGTSTLITRITSDINQTQSGVNMVLRLFLRSPFIVFGAMVMAFTINVKAALIFVVTIPLLSIVVFGIMKITMPLYKKVQGLLDNVLGITRENLTGARVIRAFNKEADERKHFEETNESLTSMQKFVGKISALTNPVTYVIINAATLVLLWTGAIQVDGGIITQGAVVALVNYMSQILVELIKLANLIITITKALACANRIEAVFEIKSSQEIAEPAESAYDGHPGNAGSSSSDAVVEFRHVDLAYNSTGESALSDISFKILHGQTVGIIGGTGSGKSSVVNMIPRFYDATGGTVLVDGRDVKTYEFDELRSKIGMVLQKAILFKGTIRENLLWGKKDATDAEIMDALKISQALEFVNKKEEKLDYMVEQGGRNLSGGQKQRLTIARALVKRPEILILDDSASALDFATDAALRQSIAAMPDAPTTFIVSQRAASMMQADQIIVLDDGHIAGIGRHEELLENCHVYQEIYYSQFPKEVAE